A portion of the Osmerus mordax isolate fOsmMor3 chromosome 22, fOsmMor3.pri, whole genome shotgun sequence genome contains these proteins:
- the LOC136965873 gene encoding small ubiquitin-related modifier 1: MWLRRHRCPSQCLHRNKTLLLNKKPLAKNNMSDTETKPSSQDGGEKKDGEYIKLKVIGQDNSEIHFKVKMTTHLKKLKESYSQRQGVPMNSLRFLFEGQRIADNQTPKELGMEDEDVIEVYQEQTGGLWND, translated from the exons ATGTGGCTGAGAAGACACAGATGCCCGAGTCAGTGTTTACATCGTAACAAAACGTTGCTATTGAATAAGAAGCCTCTTGCCAAGAATAACATGTCTGATACG GAAACAAAGCCCTCAAGCCAAGATGGTGGGGAGAAGAAGGATGGAGAATATATTAAATTAAAAGTTATTGGCCAG GATAACAGTGAAATTCACTTCAAAGTGAAAATGACAACACATCTAAAGAAACTGAAGGAGTCATACAGTCAAAGACAG GGTGTTCCTATGAATTCTCTTAGGTTTCTGTTTGAGGGACAGAGAATTGCAGACAACCAAACACCCAAAGAG CTCGGGATGGAGGATGAAGATGTCATCGAGGTATACCAGGAACAGACTGGAGGGCTCTGGAATGATTAG